One window of Nostoc sp. C052 genomic DNA carries:
- a CDS encoding RNA methyltransferase, protein MLTSLQNSLVKQIRKLHSTKERHKQHLFLLEGTHLLEEACAVNYPLETVCCTPDWQAAHVSLWDEACSRCDRAEIVSREVLDAIATTVQPDGVVATAKRRERQTQVPFTGLVLALETIQDPGNLGTMIRTAAAAGASGLWVSGDSVDLDSPKVLRASAGQWFRLATAVTEDLKATVQQSQQAGMQVVATLPSATLTYWEVDWRKPTMILLGNEGAGLSADLAAIADRQVRIPLSPGVESLNVAIAAALMLYEAQRQLICQ, encoded by the coding sequence GTGTTGACCAGTTTACAAAATTCCCTAGTTAAGCAAATTCGCAAACTGCACTCCACCAAGGAGCGGCATAAACAGCACTTATTTTTACTAGAAGGGACACACCTGTTAGAAGAGGCTTGTGCGGTGAATTACCCACTAGAAACCGTGTGTTGTACGCCAGATTGGCAAGCAGCCCACGTTTCGCTGTGGGATGAAGCTTGTAGCCGATGCGATCGCGCCGAAATTGTCAGTAGAGAAGTCTTGGATGCGATCGCTACCACAGTCCAACCAGATGGGGTGGTAGCAACGGCAAAACGTAGGGAACGCCAAACTCAAGTACCATTTACTGGTTTAGTGCTAGCTTTAGAAACGATACAAGATCCCGGCAACCTGGGTACAATGATCCGCACCGCCGCCGCCGCTGGAGCATCGGGGTTGTGGGTAAGTGGAGATAGCGTAGATTTAGATAGTCCTAAAGTTCTGCGTGCTTCGGCAGGGCAATGGTTTCGCCTAGCAACAGCCGTAACCGAAGATTTGAAAGCGACAGTCCAACAAAGCCAGCAGGCAGGAATGCAGGTAGTAGCAACCTTACCCAGTGCGACTTTAACTTATTGGGAAGTAGACTGGCGAAAACCCACTATGATTTTACTGGGAAATGAAGGTGCTGGATTGTCAGCAGATTTAGCAGCGATCGCAGATCGGCAAGTCAGAATTCCTTTGAGTCCTGGGGTGGAATCTTTGAACGTGGCGATCGCAGCCGCTTTAATGTTGTACGAAGCTCAAAGGCAACTAATTTGTCAGTAA
- a CDS encoding ABC transporter ATP-binding protein, with translation MSEALFCIENLRVAYPQRSGEEASWAVDDVSFTLQPGERMGLVGESGCGKSTIGRAVMRLLPASSRVEGRVIFQGQSVLDLMPNQLRKFRGEAIALVFQDPMTRLDPLMTIGKHCIETLQAHSPELSTREAKEKALATLAKVNIPASRWNQFPHEFSGGMRQRVAIALALLLNPKLIVADEPTTSLDVTVSAQILQELTRLCGEENMGLLLISHDLAMVAEYCDRIGVMYQGKMVEMGATETVFRQPQHEYTRSLLKAALHIQAVNDDGELIIANDAEKQLPIINQQSPILSVTELKQHYTIEPNFIERLFNTQTQTIKAVDGINLDIYSGEILGLVGESGCGKSTLSRTILQLIRPTSGKVEFLGQDLTKLSRQEIRSSRRQIQMVFQDPHACLNPAMTVGQSIADPLFIHNLANPAKAKEQVLWMLNKVGLTPPEVYYERYPSDLSGGQQQRVAIARALITHPKLLICDEPVSMLDASVQSQVLDLMLQLKEEFELTYLFITHDLWLARFLCDRIAVMNGGKIVELGLTKQIFANPQHPYTKTLLAAAPLLARA, from the coding sequence ATGAGTGAAGCCTTATTTTGTATCGAAAATCTGCGAGTTGCCTATCCTCAACGGAGTGGAGAAGAAGCAAGCTGGGCGGTTGATGATGTCTCTTTCACATTACAACCAGGTGAAAGAATGGGATTGGTGGGAGAGTCGGGTTGTGGTAAGTCAACTATTGGAAGGGCAGTAATGCGTTTACTACCAGCCTCTAGTCGTGTTGAGGGACGGGTGATATTTCAAGGACAGTCAGTGCTTGACTTGATGCCTAACCAGTTGCGGAAATTTCGAGGAGAGGCGATCGCCTTAGTTTTTCAAGATCCCATGACACGCCTCGATCCGCTGATGACTATTGGTAAGCATTGTATCGAAACTCTTCAGGCGCACTCACCAGAATTATCAACGCGGGAAGCGAAAGAAAAAGCACTTGCTACCTTGGCGAAGGTGAATATTCCCGCTAGTCGTTGGAATCAGTTTCCTCATGAGTTTAGCGGTGGAATGCGGCAAAGGGTAGCGATCGCTTTAGCTTTACTCCTCAACCCCAAGTTAATTGTTGCCGATGAACCCACCACCAGTTTAGATGTCACCGTCTCCGCGCAGATATTGCAAGAATTAACTCGCCTGTGCGGTGAAGAAAACATGGGATTATTGCTGATATCTCACGATTTAGCAATGGTGGCTGAGTATTGCGATCGCATTGGCGTGATGTACCAGGGCAAGATGGTTGAAATGGGTGCTACAGAAACCGTGTTTAGGCAACCTCAACATGAATATACGCGATCGCTCCTAAAAGCAGCTTTACACATTCAAGCAGTAAATGATGATGGAGAATTGATCATTGCCAATGACGCGGAAAAGCAATTACCCATTATTAATCAGCAATCTCCAATTTTGAGCGTTACAGAACTCAAGCAACACTACACCATAGAACCTAACTTTATCGAACGACTTTTTAACACACAAACGCAGACAATTAAAGCAGTAGATGGAATCAACCTAGATATTTATTCAGGAGAAATTCTCGGCTTAGTCGGGGAATCAGGTTGTGGAAAAAGTACACTATCACGAACAATTTTGCAACTAATTCGTCCCACTAGTGGCAAAGTTGAGTTTTTAGGACAGGATTTAACTAAACTGTCGCGTCAAGAAATCCGTTCTTCACGGCGACAAATACAAATGGTTTTTCAAGACCCTCATGCTTGTCTCAATCCAGCGATGACGGTGGGACAAAGTATCGCCGATCCTTTATTTATCCACAATTTAGCCAACCCTGCCAAGGCAAAAGAACAAGTTTTGTGGATGCTAAATAAAGTTGGGCTAACACCACCAGAAGTGTATTATGAGCGATATCCATCAGATTTGTCTGGGGGACAACAGCAAAGAGTTGCGATCGCTCGTGCTTTGATTACTCATCCGAAACTCTTAATCTGCGATGAACCTGTGAGTATGTTAGATGCTAGCGTGCAGTCGCAAGTGCTGGATTTGATGTTGCAATTAAAGGAAGAGTTTGAGTTAACTTATCTATTCATTACTCATGACCTTTGGTTAGCTCGATTTTTGTGTGATCGTATTGCCGTGATGAATGGCGGTAAAATTGTCGAACTCGGTCTGACAAAACAGATTTTCGCCAATCCTCAGCATCCTTATACCAAAACCTTACTAGCTGCTGCTCCCTTGCTAGCACGTGCATAA
- a CDS encoding GNAT family N-acetyltransferase yields the protein MTIRHAAETDLPAIVAIYNAAVPSRMATADLEPVSVESRLAWFKGRSPSQRPLWVIEVDGIIAGWLSFQSFYGRPAYRRTAEISIYIAPNFHRCGLGRQLLAQAINESPSLGIKSLVCFIFAHNQPSLKLFETFGFERWGHLPNIAELDSVERDLVILGLRISKPFV from the coding sequence ATGACTATTCGCCATGCGGCTGAAACTGACTTACCTGCAATTGTGGCAATTTACAATGCCGCAGTTCCCAGCCGCATGGCAACGGCTGACTTAGAACCAGTATCCGTGGAAAGTCGTCTTGCTTGGTTTAAAGGGCGATCGCCTTCGCAACGCCCACTTTGGGTAATTGAAGTAGACGGAATAATCGCTGGATGGCTTAGTTTCCAATCCTTTTATGGGCGACCCGCCTATAGGAGGACTGCCGAAATTAGTATTTACATAGCCCCTAACTTTCATCGGTGTGGCTTGGGACGGCAACTCTTAGCACAAGCAATTAACGAAAGTCCTAGTTTAGGTATAAAGAGCCTAGTATGCTTTATTTTTGCCCACAATCAGCCCAGTTTAAAACTCTTTGAAACGTTTGGTTTTGAACGCTGGGGACATTTACCTAACATTGCCGAACTTGACAGTGTTGAACGGGACTTAGTGATCCTGGGACTGCGAATTAGTAAACCTTTTGTTTAA
- a CDS encoding Uma2 family endonuclease produces the protein MVTQLPSSNQKGIIYPDSDGQPIADNTKQFELIVWIKNNLELLFGNDQNVFVAGDLLWYPVEDDNKLRQALDVMVVFGRPKGYQGSYQQWLEDNIPPQVVFEIWSPGNRISKMAKKLEFYERYGVEEYYLYEPDVVDLTGWQRRNSRLEVIDQMVGWVSPRLGVRFDLTEEELQIYRPDGDRFLTFLELDQQRQQERQRAEQAEDQLEALRALLQERGINPDQL, from the coding sequence ATGGTTACACAGTTACCATCTTCTAACCAAAAAGGCATTATTTACCCTGACAGCGATGGACAACCAATAGCAGACAACACTAAGCAGTTTGAATTAATTGTCTGGATTAAAAATAATTTAGAACTGCTGTTTGGCAATGACCAAAATGTGTTCGTCGCTGGAGATTTATTGTGGTATCCGGTGGAAGATGATAATAAGCTCCGCCAAGCTCTTGATGTGATGGTAGTTTTTGGTAGACCAAAAGGATACCAAGGTTCTTATCAACAGTGGCTTGAAGACAATATTCCCCCGCAGGTGGTATTTGAAATTTGGTCGCCTGGAAACCGGATCTCTAAAATGGCGAAAAAATTAGAGTTTTATGAGCGCTACGGTGTGGAAGAATATTATCTGTATGAACCTGATGTGGTTGATTTGACAGGCTGGCAGCGACGCAACTCAAGATTAGAAGTGATTGACCAAATGGTTGGTTGGGTGAGTCCTAGATTGGGGGTGCGTTTCGATTTGACTGAGGAAGAACTGCAAATTTATCGTCCTGATGGCGATCGCTTTTTGACTTTTTTGGAACTAGACCAACAACGACAGCAAGAAAGACAACGAGCAGAACAAGCTGAGGACCAGTTAGAAGCTCTCCGTGCTTTACTACAAGAACGAGGAATTAATCCAGACCAATTGTGA
- the nadC gene encoding carboxylating nicotinate-nucleotide diphosphorylase: MEDIGRGDRTTNTLLIENVTLGSAKWIAKASGIIAGLPVAARVFQILNEKVSFVAVASEGTWCEPGQVVAEIHGSLDALLMGERVALNLAMRLSGISTLTHIYVEKIADLPAQLVDTRKTTPGLRLLEKYATALGGAINHRMGLDDAVMIKDNHIAAAGGIGKAITRIRSQIPYPLTIEVETESLEQVKEALQHKAEIIMLDNMPLDMMRQAVQLIRQQDSRVKIEASGNVTLETIRGVAETGVDYISSSAPITQSRWLDLSMRIVI; this comes from the coding sequence ATGGAGGATATTGGCAGGGGCGATCGCACTACAAATACCCTACTAATAGAAAATGTGACGCTAGGCTCTGCGAAATGGATAGCGAAGGCTTCAGGGATTATTGCTGGCTTACCAGTTGCAGCTAGGGTGTTTCAGATTTTGAATGAAAAAGTCAGTTTCGTAGCGGTTGCATCTGAAGGTACATGGTGTGAGCCGGGACAGGTGGTAGCTGAAATTCATGGTTCGCTGGATGCGCTGTTGATGGGTGAACGAGTGGCGCTCAACTTGGCTATGCGTTTGAGTGGGATTTCTACCCTCACTCATATATATGTAGAGAAAATTGCCGATTTACCTGCTCAGTTGGTGGATACGCGTAAAACTACACCAGGGCTGAGATTGTTGGAAAAGTACGCGACTGCTTTGGGTGGGGCGATTAATCATCGTATGGGATTGGATGATGCGGTGATGATTAAGGATAATCACATTGCGGCTGCTGGGGGAATTGGAAAAGCTATTACCCGTATTCGTTCTCAGATTCCTTATCCCTTGACAATTGAGGTTGAGACAGAAAGTTTAGAGCAGGTGAAAGAAGCTTTGCAGCACAAGGCTGAAATTATTATGTTGGACAATATGCCTTTGGATATGATGCGTCAGGCGGTGCAGTTGATTCGCCAGCAGGATAGCCGGGTGAAAATTGAAGCTTCGGGGAATGTGACTTTGGAGACGATTCGCGGTGTGGCGGAAACGGGTGTTGACTATATTTCTAGCAGTGCGCCGATTACTCAGTCGAGGTGGTTGGATTTGAGTATGAGGATTGTAATTTAA